In the Glycine max cultivar Williams 82 chromosome 19, Glycine_max_v4.0, whole genome shotgun sequence genome, AGTGACAGCGGCTGGAAATATGAATGCTACACAGACAGCAGCTGTTGCTCCAGTAAACTGGAAAATATCCCAAATGCTGGGTATAAAATTTGCTCCCAGGAAGATAACACCAATAAGTGAAATAGTAATTGATGCAAATCTGAAGTTATCTTGACGCAAAGGCCTATATGATGAAAATACGAGACCATCTAGGTTGACGCGCACTGCATAGAAGACAACTGGAAATACAAGCACAAGATGCGCAGCATAGCTAAATCGAACAGCGTCATTGAGCACAGAACCAAAAGGAATTCCAAGATCAGTGTCAAAATTGGCAAGCACATCATCAAGAGTTCCTTCACCAAATAGAAGGAATCCAAAGAAGCTTGTCAGTAAGTACACTGAAGCGCATAGTGCAAGGGAAGTGCGTACAACACCATGCATCTGTGAGGAGTCCTCAAGTTCATTATTTATGCTGTGAACTGCAAAATAAAGAGTGCACACAATACAACCATCAGACCATATATCCATGAGGCAATCAGGAAAATCCAAATATCTAACTGCAATCATGTCATGCTCCTTTGTAACTGAAACTTTTGCAATGGTTGTCCGTTTTTAATAGTACTTGGCCATGGGGAATCAGTTTGAAAATTCTATATCAGACTTCAAGCAACCGAGCATATGAAGCAAAAGATATACAGACATTCATCATGTGGTTAACAAAGAATGAACTATAAAATGAATAAGTGATTTGAACTCATGGTGTACagcaagaaacaaacaaaaataacaaggatattttattttcaaatttgtagCTGTCAGATTGACCTCACAACATTTTTCATGCAAATTATTAAATAGCTTATAGTTATATAAGTATGATgtgaataaaaactaaaacaaagggAAATGAAATCTACACAAAggcctaaaaaatttacataccGTTGTAGTGGCAGATATAGGCAGTCACAAGCACAGGAACAACAGTGAACAGTTCAAAAACTGATGCTACATCTGTAATGATCGGGAAGAGTCTGGGCATCTCAAGGCCTCCAATTATAATCTTGAAAATTGAGATTCCCACAGCAATGACAAGAAAAACAACTGCTAGTCCTACTGATAATGCAGATGTGAATTTCAATGAATCTGCAAAAACCAGAGAAGGGGCATAAAATCTTCgattagtataaaaaatgaacCTAGATATATCATGATTAGAAATCCCCAATGATCCCATCACATAACTAGAACACAAATAATATTACTCCAATGGATTTAATTTGTTGGTATGAAAAGCTAGATGTATGAAATATCAAAGCAATGGAATAGTCCTAAGAATCTAAATCATTTCTATTACTTTCTGTTGTGTCATTCAAGCATCACATCATATTTGTAAGAAAGTAACATACACAGCAATAGAACAGCCCACAGTTCTCCTAATTTTTCTGCTTTTTGTAACCTTATTTTCttccataaaatatatattttcaaaccATGACAAAAAAATGAGCAGTATGGAAATTAGAACTACTAGAATGTAATTAATGGAAAAGGATGAAATTAAGGAGGGGAATATAATGAATTGATATTGGTATTGTTTAGATTGTTTAAAACAAGGTGGAATGAAACCTGATTAAATCAACTTGGTTGTCAAAAACCCATTTATAAACACAAATCTCAATGATCAGTCATTTTCCTCACACCATTGTCTAATTTATGGCCAGGCATTTTCAGAAAGTTGTAATTTGATAAGTGACACAGTAAATAATAAGTCaccagttatttttttttacttgaattaatGACAGAAAAAACACTCACCAATTCTCTTAAAGCTGACCAAAGGTGCAAAGACAGCAAGTGTCGTAAACAAAAGAACAAAAGCTCGCCCAGTCCACCAGTGAACTCCAAACCATCCTTCAAGGACACCAGAATGGTGAGTTCCACTTGAAGATGTTCCTGAAATCACGTCACCTTCAACATGAACAACACAAAACTGAATTAGACAACATTGATGAGAAATCAATCAAGGACAACCAAAACAAGTGGCAACAATGAAACTCCACCCTAATaaactttgaaatttgaagCAATAGGCTTAAGAACACAGTCCTTACCAATAATAATCATGTAAATAATCAACACACCAATGTTATTGACAACAACACATATCTGCACCAAAGCTTTCCCATATTTCCCAAAAGCATCCCCCATGAGACTCCCATAAGAAGAAAGATTCCCCGCCCGGGAAATTCTAATCATGAACTCGATTGACTTCTCTGTCAAGAAACCTGTTAAGATTATAGCAAGAAGACCAGGCACCATCCCCAACTTCTTCACACACGCCGGCAACCCCATGATTCCAGCACCAATAATTGTGGTGGACAAGTTGAAAACAGCCCCGGAGAATGAAGCCCCATTAAACTCATCAAACCCTGCAGAATCACTCTCCTGAGCCTTTGGTATCAAAGGAGCATTCTCATCAACAACTCTCTTGTTCCTTCTTGATTCTAGCTTCTCTGCCTCAGGTGCAACACTTCCACTCCTCATCTTCAccttacaaaaaataattgtatcacaatttaaaatcaGCGTAGTAAttctcaaaaacaaaaaatacccatttttcaAGTTGAAGAAAAGCATCAAACTTTGCAGCAATTAACTCAGCACAGTTCATTAGCACAGTGATACAAACCTGAAcaatgataaattgataattcaAGACACCCCAGAATCCAGAATGTAATTAAAGCATAATAAAGATTCCAAATTTTGAAACGAGAGAGAGATTTAACAGAACGCagtaaagaaaaacaagagaatgAAAGCAGATACTGGAGTTCGACCAGTAAgtagtaaaataatataagcaagtatattctattttataagaataagTTCTTGATGTACCTTTAGACACTGAATCTTCTAGTTGAACAAGAGAGGAGTGAAAAATGAGGGGATGAATTTAGCTCTTGGTCTTCTCTTCACAGCAATAAAAAGTTATCAATCAAAAAGTAAGTACGTGTACGGAATAGGAGATGCAGAAACTCATTGAAGATGCATTTTACTAGTAAGGAACCCACGGGATGCGCGGGCCACACAtataatgtatgttttattgtttacctttttttaattaaatataggtgaaaaaagtaaatatacttacaaacttttttttttgtttttatggtaattatttttttttctcttccatggttgcatgcattttctttttttctctttatggtTAGCATTGAAATGAATATTGAACTTAAGTTTTGGTACATATTTCTTTTGTGgaatttaagttttatatttattttcgtaCAAGAAGTAGAAAGAAGTTTTATATTCAATTAATCAACTATTGGAAATTAGAAATTTTCTTCAACTCTAATACTTCTCACAATTTGAGGCAAAACATCTCTTCATTCCAAGGGGTGAGAGAAAGCATTGGCACAAACAAGTATTTGGGACTTccatccattatttggaagaagaaaaaatcaatcTTTGGTTTCTTTAAAGATAGACTTTCCATGTGTATTCATCCTTGGTCCACTGAGTATCTTTCCAAGGTGGATAAAGAAACTCTCATTAAGTTAGTAGCTCAATCAATACCACTTATTGTATAAGCATTTCTCTATTTCCATCTACTCTTTAGGGtgaattagaaaacaaataatgaACTCTTTTTGGTGGGGTAGTATGTAACAATCACTCGAGCAAGGGTATAAACGGTTAAATTGGGAGAGGTTGAcaatgaaaaaagaatttgGAGGTATAGGGTTCAAGCATCTTCACGCTTTTTAATCTTGTCATGCTAGGAAAGCAAGGTTGGAAATTGATGACCAACAAAGATACTATTGTTTCTAAGGTTTGGTTTATGCAAGAAGTAATGATTGGCATGAATGATCACGTGATTTTTGATGCTCTGTGGGCTTTAGCTCAAGCTTTAGGAATCAAAGTGCCAGCAGTGGAGTGGCCGATGTTTCACGAGCTGGATAGGTTCTAAAGGAATAACCAGCTTATGTTTAAAGGGGGATATAACCCCAATGATGCACATAATTGGTTGAGGGAGATCAAGAAGATTTCTCAAGCTATGGCGTGCCCTAATGCTCAGGGTAGCTCTTGGAACCTTTTTTCTAGCCAAGGATGCCTAGTTTCGATGGGAGAATGCCCATGAATGCTTGTTAGCTGAGAATAAAGTGATCAATTTGAAAGTCTTCAAAGAGATTTTTTTGGAGAAGTACTTTCCCGAGGACATCATGAAATTCAAGGATATAGAGTTCTCGGAGCTTAAATAGGGGAACATGACCACAGTCGAGTATGCAATGAAGTTTGAGAAGCATATTTTCCTCACTACAATGGGGAGACAGGAGAAAGCTCAAAGTGCGTCAAGTTTGTCAATGGCTTGTGACCTAAGATCAAGCAAGTCATTAACTACCAAGAGATTTTCCAATTTTTCATACGAACAAATGTAAGATCTTTGATGAGGAAAGCAAGGCAAGGGAAACACACGACACGACATGATTGTAGGCCTAGTCAGAGATAAGAACTTTAGTGCTCAAAATCATAGGAAGTCGTATTCAGCTTCAGCTAACCAATATGGCAACTATTATAGCAGTTAGAAGACTATCTCTAGTCAACCTACTAGTGGTGAGAGTGAGAGAGCGTCTCCTTCTAACCCACAAAGGTAAGGAAACTATGGTTGTGCTAATCATTCAACATTTGAGTCCAAAGACAAGGATGTGACTTGTTTCAATTGTGGGAAGAATGTCACATTAGGAGGGATTGCCCTAATCTTAAGAAGGAGATAAGGACTGGAGGTCAGTCAACCAAAAACCACCAAAAAAGTCTTCACTTTTAGTTTGTTGAAGCTTTGTTGACCGTTTGACAAgtgtgttggacaagtggcttcaataacttaaaaggggggtgaattaagttttaaaatttcccactaacaaacttttaacccccttctaaatgataggcttagaatgcagaagaagaagcaacaatcaatttaataatgttctttaaacatgcaagacaaaattgattgcaataacataaatgagataatggaaaagagaaatgcaaactcaatttatactggttcagccacttcccgtgcctacgtctagtcctcaagcaacccacttgagattttcactaactttgtaaaaattcttttacaacttcGGAACACCCGAGggatccctttcccttgtgttcaggaaactcacaattcaagagacaaacgATCTCTTGATCTCGATAAGTCTTTAAAGAAAGTacaaatgtttttctctcttttagagaagaagATACAAGATGAAATTCTTGGAtaaattctcaatagatttgcaagtgttttcccAAGAGATGTTGAaagagcatttggcaattaagttctcttagaatatcacTCTCTTATttttcgaagtcagacacacatatatataggcccttcgtgccttttcaaaatagtttgaagagatgtgtcttttcaaaaagttttttctgaaattcttcattggtaatcaattacagatttctggtaatcgattacacaattatattttgaagggtcatgacttttcaaattgaatttcaagagttatgttgctggtaatcgattacacatcaatggtaATCAACGGTAATCTATTGAGAGTCTTCACTTTTAGTTTGTTGAAGCTTTGTTGATcgtttggcaagtgtaccaaaatGTCCAAGTAGTAAAGACTCAAAAGTCTGAGTATCGAtttccacagggactttgttttgtACTCGCGTTggataatttctaatttataagaGGAAAAGATGAGATGAGGTAAAAGATGagcaaaaagaaacagtaactaaaataatagatattaatAAGAGACAAAAGATATAATAGGAAATTCAATTAGATGAGAATGTTAGGACCTAGCATGCCTTTTttgcctaagatgtattattttagatttttctctatcaattagGTGAATTTTTTCTAACCACATCTATTAGAATACTTGCCCCTAatgtctcacgatgacaagtcTATCTTACCTATTtatctcccaaatgtctttgcaaagactcaatagataaaatgcatgaagttctaattctaaatgtttgctttgatgcatgggcataatgcaatcattctatgtctagcaatgattttattaagatatacattccttttagttctattagaaattaccctATGTCGAGAGACTAATCCTTAAAATTGATACATGTAAGACCTtccttgtatttttattaaggaTTATCCTTTGTCGAGCACCTAACCCCTAAAGATGATGCAAGAATGAatgataaatgaaattaaaataagaaaggataataggaaagaaaacacttGTTGCATTGATACATATGAAGCATGCAATACAtcttttggctttttaggcctgtcagACCCTAACTAAGGATTTATCCTCTCATAGTCATAAACATACCTTTGGAAACACATATATGTCATGATGCATGGTTCACACATATGCTTATGATTTCACTAACTTACTTTTGGAAACATGTATATGTCATGATGCATGGTTCACACAAATGTTTATGATTTCATTAACTTATCACGTGGAAGATTCAACCTCACTTAAGTTTTGTCCTcatttttctaatatataaacaaatacaCCATGACATCTTAAGCACACATACTTCACTCACATTAAACATATCATATTATCACATCTATATCAATATTTACCGGATACAACATACACATATGTATTAAATCAAACTATAACATTATCAGTCTCcaacattataaaaatatttgaaattatgtCATAATAATACTACAACATCATAAATATCAACTAGTATTTTGgaacaatataataataataataataataataataataaaccacGTAACACCTATATCCTATTCTCAAACTTCAACGCATATTGTTGGAAGCCTTTTGGCTAATTCCAACCTGTCAAGACCTTTGTTTCATCGTAGATAAACTTAAAATGCAAAATAGTACATTAAGCACGTATTCacacatatataaatcattaaacaattaaattaataaaaaaatataaaaatactataaGAACAGT is a window encoding:
- the LOC100791286 gene encoding amino acid transporter AVT6B, with the protein product MRSGSVAPEAEKLESRRNKRVVDENAPLIPKAQESDSAGFDEFNGASFSGAVFNLSTTIIGAGIMGLPACVKKLGMVPGLLAIILTGFLTEKSIEFMIRISRAGNLSSYGSLMGDAFGKYGKALVQICVVVNNIGVLIIYMIIIGDVISGTSSSGTHHSGVLEGWFGVHWWTGRAFVLLFTTLAVFAPLVSFKRIDSLKFTSALSVGLAVVFLVIAVGISIFKIIIGGLEMPRLFPIITDVASVFELFTVVPVLVTAYICHYNVHSINNELEDSSQMHGVVRTSLALCASVYLLTSFFGFLLFGEGTLDDVLANFDTDLGIPFGSVLNDAVRFSYAAHLVLVFPVVFYAVRVNLDGLVFSSYRPLRQDNFRFASITISLIGVIFLGANFIPSIWDIFQFTGATAAVCVAFIFPAAVTLGDRHNITTKADKVLSVFMIVLAVLSNAVAIYSDAYALIKKNKTYT